The Corynebacterium atypicum genome contains the following window.
AGGCCTCGATATCGCCGGTTGTAACCTCGCCCAGATCAACGTGCCTGTGCGTCTCGAGCCAGTCCAGGTAGCGGCGGATATCGCGGCGGTAGCTGGCAAGCGTATTGGCGCTTAAGCCCCGCTCTACCGCCAGGTGATCCAACCAGGTGCGGGCAAGCTCCCCCGGGTCGACTCCTCGGCCGGGGCGACTCACAGCTTCTTCATATCCGGCGCCACGCCCTCGCGCTGTCGGCGCGCGGCGAGCGCCTGGGGGCGCAGCTCGAACTCGGCGTCAGCCGACCGCGGCTGGGCCCCGCGCTCGAGCACCTCAGAGGCGGCGAAGATGCCGGCCACGGCGATCGAATTGACCACCTGCCCGGCTAGGGCCGCGGCGCGGGCCTGGGCCAATGGCATCCAGTCCAGCGTCATATCGGCCTCCTCGTCCTCGCCGGCCGGGCGCTCGGTGGCGCTAAGCCCCCGGGCGAGGAAGACGCGGACCGCTTCGTCGCAAAAGCCCGGGCTGGTCACCACATCGACCAGGCTCACCCAGCTCGAAGCCGCAAGCCCCGCCTCCTCGTAAAGC
Protein-coding sequences here:
- a CDS encoding NUDIX domain-containing protein produces the protein MGTSSGQDFEVLSTELLHDTPIIALRRDQVRMPGGKVAAREIVEHFGAVAVVAFDEARGEIAVVNQYRPCVGRRLIELPAGILDVAGEDPLTAAKRELYEEAGLAASSWVSLVDVVTSPGFCDEAVRVFLARGLSATERPAGEDEEADMTLDWMPLAQARAAALAGQVVNSIAVAGIFAASEVLERGAQPRSADAEFELRPQALAARRQREGVAPDMKKL